Genomic DNA from Williamwhitmania sp.:
AACCATGCTTGGCCCGCAGGTTCCGCTGGGTGAGCTGGCCGATATTGAATACCAGCGCGGAGCCCAGATGATTCGGAGCGAGAACACGTTTCTTACAAGCTATGTAACCTTCGATAAAAAACCGGGCGGTGCCGAAGTAGATGTGGTGGAGGACGCTCAGCGATTTCTTAAGCAGAAAATTGCCGACGGAACGCTAGTTCTTCCAGCAGGGGTTTCCTATAAGTTTGCCGGGAACTATGAGCAGGAGCAGCGTGCCTCCAAGCGGCTGGAGCTGGTAATACCAATTAGCTTGCTGCTTGTATTCCTACTCCTCTTCTTTCAGTTCAAAACGATTACGGCTTCGGCCATTCACTTCTCTGGCGTATTTGTTGCTTTTGCTGGAGGGTTTATTATGCTGTGGCTCTACGGGCAGGGGTGGTTTATGAACTTCTCCATCGCGGGCAGTAACATGCGCGATCTGTTCCAGATGCACCCCATCAACCTAAGCGTTGCGGTATGGGTTGGTTTTATTGCCCTCTTTGGCATTGCCACCGACGATGGGGTAATCATGGGAACCTACATTCATCAGGTTTTTGAGAAACGCAATCCGGCTACTGTCCACGATGTTCGTGAGGCAGTGGTGGAGGCTGGGAAGAAGAGGGTTCGTCCAGCCATGATGACAACGGCGGTTGCGGTTATTGCCCTTCTTCCGGTGCTAACCTCTACGGGTAAAGGGGCCGATATCATGGTTCCAATGGCCATACCAACTTTTGGGGGCATGGTTATTCAGCTTATGACAATGTATGTGGTGCCGGTACTGCAAAGTCTGTGGCGCGAAGGTGCCGTAAAGCGCTCTCTTCGGCAGAATGCAGTGGAGATAGGGAAGCAATCATAAATTATTGAAGTATGAAGACTTTACAGCTTTTCAAACATATGGGCAATAGGGCAGGTGTCCTGTTTCTCCTGCTATTTGGCACTATTTCAGTAGGTGCCAACGCTCAAGTTTCAGACTCCTTGAGTGCTTACCTACAGCTTGCCGCCCAAAATAACCCGATGTTGAAATCTCGGTTTATGCAGTATTCCGCTGCGCTGGAAAGGGTGCCGCAGGTGGGGGCGCTTCCCGACCCGCAGCTAACCTTTAGCGCATACGTAAAGCCCATGGAACTAATGGGCGGAAACCAGGTTGCCACCATTCAACTCATGCAGATGTTTCCTTGGTTTGGGACGTTGGCTGCGGCGCGCGATGAGATGTCGATGATGGCAAAAGCCAAGCTGCAGCAGGTTGAGTTGGAAAAGCAGCAGCTGTTCTTTGGGGTAAAGCAGCAGTGGTTTGCCCTCTACCTCAACAAGGAGAATATACGGGTTACCGAACAGAGTATTGCACTTTTAAAGGTGCTTGAAAATATTGTGCTTGCTCAGTATTCAACGGGTGGCGGAGCTCCAGCTAGCTCCACTTCATCTATGGAAAAAGGCACCGCCTCTTCAAGTGTGGGTGGTACGATGAGTGGGGCAATGAATGGTGGTGCACCTAAGGGAAACTCTACAGTTATGGCCGCTTCCGCCGGGGGAGGCATGGGGTCGGGCACAAGCCTAGCCGACCTACTTAGCATTAGGATACAGCTGAAGGATTTGGAGAATAGGCTGCTGCTCTACACCGATAGGCAAAATACGCTCACGGTAAAGTTTAACTCCCTCCTCAATAGGGAATCGGATACCCCCGTAGCTCTGCCCGATACGGTGCTCGCCATGAGCACAAAGGTGAGCATGGATGCACTGCTCGATACCATTTTAGCCAATAACCCCATGGTTAGAATGTTTTCTGCCGAAGGGGAGAGCTACGGAGCCATGGCAAAAAAGGCATCACGAATGGGTTACCCCATGGTTGGGCTAGGCTTCAGCTACATGGTTATCAATCCTCGTAGCGGTAACGCATCACCCATGAATGGTAACGACATGGTGATGCCCATGGTATCGGTTACCCTTCCCATCTACCGAAAAAAGTATGGAGCCATGCGCCGCGAGGCCGAGTTGCTGCAGCAGTCTGCTACCGATGCCACCGATGATGCACGAAACAAGCTTACTGCAGAATTTGCCCAGGCAAAGGAGATGTTCAGTGACGCCAATCGCAGGGTGACGCTGAATGAGGAGCAGGCAACCCTCGCTGGGCAAACGCTCAACCTATTGCTGGCCGGGTATTCTGTATCTACCTCTACTCTTAACGATGTGCTTCGTATGGAGCAGCAGCTCCTCGATTACCGGTTTGCCACCGTTCAAGCCGTTGTCGATCAGCAGCTGGCCGTGGCAATGCTTGAAAAGCTTGCTGCACAGCCGTTTTATGAATCAAAGGATGCTAGTCGCTAGCGTTGGATAATGCAACAATTGAAACTACTGTTATGAAGACGATTCTTTCAAACAAGTATATTAGAGCAACCCTGCTGGTGGTTGCCGGAATTTTTGCGGGATGGCTGTTCTTTTCAGGCCCTTCGCATGAGCATAAAGCTGCTGCCGTATCGGCAGTAGATACCGTAAAGAAAACTATCTGGACTTGTGCCATGCACCCTCAGATTAGGGAGGAAAAACCGGGCAAGTGCCCAATTTGTGGTATGGAGCTTATTCCACTAGAGCAAAACTCCGTGGCTATTGATCCCAACGCAATTAGCCTTTCGGCCGATGCTGCTGCGCTTGCCAATGTGGAAACGTCGGTTGTTACCAAAGGAGTGGCCACAAAGCAGTTGAGCCTTTACGGTAGCGTTGCTCCCGATGAGCAGCTGCTCCAAACTTTGCCGTCGCACGTTTCGGGACGTATTGAGAAGCTTTACGTTAACATTACCGGAGTGGTAATTAAGAAGGGGCAGGCCATTGCAGAGGTATATTCGCCTGAGCTTGTAACGGCCCAGCAAGAGCTGCTGGAGGCAGCAAAAATGGCATCATCCTACCCGGCTGCACTTCAGGCTGCCAAGGAAAAGCTCCTTCGGTGGAAGCTTACGACAGGCCAGATTGACAACATACTAAAAACGGGTTCTGTAAAAACCAACATTACCATTTACGCCTCGGCAGGTGGGGTGGTTGTCTCACGGCGAGTTAGCGAGGGCGACTACGTAAACGTTGGAAGTCCACTGTTTGATATTGCCGATTTAAGCCGCGTGTGGGCACTCTTCGATGCCTATGAACCCGATATTCCATGGATTCAAAAAGGCGATGTTGTCACCTTTTCGTTGCAATCCCTACCGGGGAGACAGCTTTCGGGAAAGGTGGACTTTATCGATCCCGTGGTTGACCCAACAACCCGAGTGGCTCATGTTCGGGTGAATGTGGATAACCGTTCGGGTATGCTTAAGCCGGGTATGTTTCTCAACGGTGAAATTAGTGGACGACTTCCGGGTAATGCCAAGGAAGTAATGGTTCCCGCATCGGCGGTGCTTTGGACAGGCCAACGCTCGTTGGTGTATGTGAAGCTGCCAGGGACAGAGGAACCCTCGTTTGTAATGCGGGAGGTGGTGTTGGGGGCCGACCTTGGAGGCGCTTATGTTATTGAGAAGGGCCTTTCGGCTGGAGAAGAGGTGGTTACCAATGGTGTGTTTAGCGTTGATGCTGCGGCTCAGCTGGCTGGCAAGCCAAGTATGATGAATCCGAAGGGCGGCAAAACGAATACTATGCCCGGAATGGATATGTCAGGTGATGCCAAATCGGATAGCCACTCTGAAAATCAACCAGTAGGCAATACTAACGAAAAGCCTGCCAAAACCACAGCAAGCATGGATTTTACCATGCAACTCAATACCGTATTTGACCAATATATTGTGTTAAAAAATGCGTTTGTGCAAAGCGATGTAAAAATGGCAAAACAAGCGGCTCAAAACGTACAGCAAGCCCTTTCGAAA
This window encodes:
- a CDS encoding TolC family protein, whose product is MKTLQLFKHMGNRAGVLFLLLFGTISVGANAQVSDSLSAYLQLAAQNNPMLKSRFMQYSAALERVPQVGALPDPQLTFSAYVKPMELMGGNQVATIQLMQMFPWFGTLAAARDEMSMMAKAKLQQVELEKQQLFFGVKQQWFALYLNKENIRVTEQSIALLKVLENIVLAQYSTGGGAPASSTSSMEKGTASSSVGGTMSGAMNGGAPKGNSTVMAASAGGGMGSGTSLADLLSIRIQLKDLENRLLLYTDRQNTLTVKFNSLLNRESDTPVALPDTVLAMSTKVSMDALLDTILANNPMVRMFSAEGESYGAMAKKASRMGYPMVGLGFSYMVINPRSGNASPMNGNDMVMPMVSVTLPIYRKKYGAMRREAELLQQSATDATDDARNKLTAEFAQAKEMFSDANRRVTLNEEQATLAGQTLNLLLAGYSVSTSTLNDVLRMEQQLLDYRFATVQAVVDQQLAVAMLEKLAAQPFYESKDASR
- a CDS encoding efflux RND transporter periplasmic adaptor subunit — protein: MKTILSNKYIRATLLVVAGIFAGWLFFSGPSHEHKAAAVSAVDTVKKTIWTCAMHPQIREEKPGKCPICGMELIPLEQNSVAIDPNAISLSADAAALANVETSVVTKGVATKQLSLYGSVAPDEQLLQTLPSHVSGRIEKLYVNITGVVIKKGQAIAEVYSPELVTAQQELLEAAKMASSYPAALQAAKEKLLRWKLTTGQIDNILKTGSVKTNITIYASAGGVVVSRRVSEGDYVNVGSPLFDIADLSRVWALFDAYEPDIPWIQKGDVVTFSLQSLPGRQLSGKVDFIDPVVDPTTRVAHVRVNVDNRSGMLKPGMFLNGEISGRLPGNAKEVMVPASAVLWTGQRSLVYVKLPGTEEPSFVMREVVLGADLGGAYVIEKGLSAGEEVVTNGVFSVDAAAQLAGKPSMMNPKGGKTNTMPGMDMSGDAKSDSHSENQPVGNTNEKPAKTTASMDFTMQLNTVFDQYIVLKNAFVQSDVKMAKQAAQNVQQALSKGDMKFLTGDAHSQWMYILGNLNKQLKIMVSSGKIEDQRIAFSNFSDQFYKAIKTFGLMGKTAYYQFCPMAFGSKGAFWLSEKKSIENPYFGDAMLTCGETKEVIK